One genomic segment of Oreochromis aureus strain Israel breed Guangdong linkage group 9, ZZ_aureus, whole genome shotgun sequence includes these proteins:
- the LOC116336342 gene encoding GTPase IMAP family member 8-like isoform X1, producing MATCRDDEWAKNIYPVTKQSKSHRIALMINNIKFHNNSSDRHGAEKDDWVMFNLLQSLGYQVVRYNNLTGKQIDDALTQFSQHKKLTHTDSVFVTIMSHGDMGIISGTDSEEFETEKIFQCLNAKNCPALVNKPKIIIIQACRGAQKGWVDLQSVRTDNIRAPSENFTRAARVHIEKDFICFHSSTPHTVSYRSTSDGSFFIQTLADVFNKWSHEYDIEELFRKVMQHFEASSSDCMQMPTKERNTLTKRFNLFPDRISVIIFGKGELLKKALITNILGKDLSELSNKKFLTNTEIYENHTYEFICTPDLNTQCEYIQYFSKVPPPDMCLVVVADGFSDKDVRQQIDDLSKKTGKPPEVFTVVLPLRYKPGCYSFKSCTIQQAFSELDKLAADRGLTLISMRNADYFGAHNKMENNRKLTSTKVNLVLLGTGGTGKSASGNTILGEKVFMSKFSPMPVTAECQVAETVINGKHVRVIDTPDMFDGFIEASVTDKHVKQCKQLCESEPSVYLLVMRVGRCTERERRILKMLEKSFGNKVSEQTVILLTWGGDLECEGMSLENLFSLQPTLKEITEKCGNRCVVFENRESDSDQVKKLMDTVVRMLEKRQK from the exons ATGGCGACATGCAGAGATGACGAGTGGGCAAAAAAC ATATATCCTGTGACTAAACAATCCAAGTCTCATCGCATCGCCCTGATGATCAATAATATAAAGTTTCATAACAACAGCTCGGACAGACATGGAGCTGAGAAAGATGACTGGGTCATGTTCAATCTGCTCCAAAGTCTGGGATACCAGGTGGTGCGTTATAATAACTTGACTGGAAAG CAGATTGATGATGCTCTTACTCAGTTCTCGCAGCATAAAAAACTCACCCACACAGACAGTGTGTTTGTGACCATCATGTCTCATGGAGACATGGGAATTATCTCTGGCACTGACAGTGAGGAGTttgaaactgagaaaatttTCCAATGCTTAAACGCAAAGAACTGTCCAGCACTGGTGAACAAACCGAAGATCATCATCATTCAGGCCTGCAGAGGAG CTCAGAAAGGATGGGTGGATTTACAGTCTGTGCGCACAGATAACATCAGAGCTCCATCAGAAAACTTTACCAGAGCTGCCAGAGTTCACATCGAAAAGGACTTCATCTGTTTTCATTCCAGCACTCCTC ACACAGTTTCATACAGATCAACATCAGATGGTTCTTTTTTTATCCAAACACTTGCTGATGTGTTCAACAAATGGAGCCACGAGTATGACATTGAAGAACTGTTCAGAAAA GTCATGCAGCACTTTGAAGCTTCCTCCTCTGACTGCATGCAGATGCCAACAAAggagagaaacactctgacaaAGCGCTTCAACCTGTTTCCAG aCAGAATTTCAGTCATCATTTTTGGCAAAGGGGAGTTGTTGAAGAAAGCTCTAATAACCAACATCCTGGGCAAAGATTTATCGGAGCTATCCAACAAAAAGTttctcacaaacacagaaatatatGAAAATCATACATATGAGTTCATATGTACTCCAGACTTGAACACACAATGTGAATATATACAGTACTTTTCTAAAGTCCCACCCCCTGACATGTGCTTGGTGGTAGTTGCGGATGGGTTTTCAGATAAAGATGTGCGGCAACAGATAGACGATCTGAGCAAGAAAACTGGAAAACCTCCAGAAGTGTTCACAGTGGTGCTGCCTTTGAGATACAAACCAGGATGTTACTCTTTCAAATCCTGCACCATTCAGCAGGCTTTCAGTGAACTGGACAAACtggctgcagacagaggacTGACTCTCATCAGCATGAG AAATGCTGATTATTTTGGGGCCCACAATAAAATGGAGAACAATA GAAAGCTCACCAGCACCAAAGTGAACCTTGTTCTTCTGGGAACAGGCGGGACTGGAAAGAGTGCCAGTGGAAACACCATCCTTGGAGAGAAAGTCTTCATGTCTAAATTCAGTCCAATGCCAGTCACTGCAGAGTGTCAGGTGGCAGAAACAGTGATAAATGGCAAACATGTACGTGTGATTGATACTCCAGACATGTTTGATGGTTTCATTGAAGCATCAGTCACGGACAAACATGTAAAACAGTGCAAACAGCTCTGTGAGTCAGAACCCTCTGTGTATCTCCTTGTGATGCGTGTGGGCAGATGTACAGAACGTGAGAGACGCATACTGAAAATGTTAGAAAAATCTTTTGGGAACAAAGTTAGTGAACAAACAGTCATCCTGCTCACATGGGGAGGCGACCTGGAGTGTGAAGGAATGAGCCTGGAGAATTTGTTTTCCTTACAACCTACGCTGAAggaaataactgaaaaatgtgGCAACAGGTGTGTTGTTTTTGAGAACAGAGAATCAGATTCAGATCAAGTGAAAAAATTGATGGACACCGTGGTCAGAATGttagaaaaaaggcagaaatga
- the LOC116336342 gene encoding GTPase IMAP family member 8-like isoform X2 — MATCRDDEWAKNIYPVTKQSKSHRIALMINNIKFHNNSSDRHGAEKDDWVMFNLLQSLGYQVVRYNNLTGKIDDALTQFSQHKKLTHTDSVFVTIMSHGDMGIISGTDSEEFETEKIFQCLNAKNCPALVNKPKIIIIQACRGAQKGWVDLQSVRTDNIRAPSENFTRAARVHIEKDFICFHSSTPHTVSYRSTSDGSFFIQTLADVFNKWSHEYDIEELFRKVMQHFEASSSDCMQMPTKERNTLTKRFNLFPDRISVIIFGKGELLKKALITNILGKDLSELSNKKFLTNTEIYENHTYEFICTPDLNTQCEYIQYFSKVPPPDMCLVVVADGFSDKDVRQQIDDLSKKTGKPPEVFTVVLPLRYKPGCYSFKSCTIQQAFSELDKLAADRGLTLISMRNADYFGAHNKMENNRKLTSTKVNLVLLGTGGTGKSASGNTILGEKVFMSKFSPMPVTAECQVAETVINGKHVRVIDTPDMFDGFIEASVTDKHVKQCKQLCESEPSVYLLVMRVGRCTERERRILKMLEKSFGNKVSEQTVILLTWGGDLECEGMSLENLFSLQPTLKEITEKCGNRCVVFENRESDSDQVKKLMDTVVRMLEKRQK, encoded by the exons ATGGCGACATGCAGAGATGACGAGTGGGCAAAAAAC ATATATCCTGTGACTAAACAATCCAAGTCTCATCGCATCGCCCTGATGATCAATAATATAAAGTTTCATAACAACAGCTCGGACAGACATGGAGCTGAGAAAGATGACTGGGTCATGTTCAATCTGCTCCAAAGTCTGGGATACCAGGTGGTGCGTTATAATAACTTGACTGGAAAG ATTGATGATGCTCTTACTCAGTTCTCGCAGCATAAAAAACTCACCCACACAGACAGTGTGTTTGTGACCATCATGTCTCATGGAGACATGGGAATTATCTCTGGCACTGACAGTGAGGAGTttgaaactgagaaaatttTCCAATGCTTAAACGCAAAGAACTGTCCAGCACTGGTGAACAAACCGAAGATCATCATCATTCAGGCCTGCAGAGGAG CTCAGAAAGGATGGGTGGATTTACAGTCTGTGCGCACAGATAACATCAGAGCTCCATCAGAAAACTTTACCAGAGCTGCCAGAGTTCACATCGAAAAGGACTTCATCTGTTTTCATTCCAGCACTCCTC ACACAGTTTCATACAGATCAACATCAGATGGTTCTTTTTTTATCCAAACACTTGCTGATGTGTTCAACAAATGGAGCCACGAGTATGACATTGAAGAACTGTTCAGAAAA GTCATGCAGCACTTTGAAGCTTCCTCCTCTGACTGCATGCAGATGCCAACAAAggagagaaacactctgacaaAGCGCTTCAACCTGTTTCCAG aCAGAATTTCAGTCATCATTTTTGGCAAAGGGGAGTTGTTGAAGAAAGCTCTAATAACCAACATCCTGGGCAAAGATTTATCGGAGCTATCCAACAAAAAGTttctcacaaacacagaaatatatGAAAATCATACATATGAGTTCATATGTACTCCAGACTTGAACACACAATGTGAATATATACAGTACTTTTCTAAAGTCCCACCCCCTGACATGTGCTTGGTGGTAGTTGCGGATGGGTTTTCAGATAAAGATGTGCGGCAACAGATAGACGATCTGAGCAAGAAAACTGGAAAACCTCCAGAAGTGTTCACAGTGGTGCTGCCTTTGAGATACAAACCAGGATGTTACTCTTTCAAATCCTGCACCATTCAGCAGGCTTTCAGTGAACTGGACAAACtggctgcagacagaggacTGACTCTCATCAGCATGAG AAATGCTGATTATTTTGGGGCCCACAATAAAATGGAGAACAATA GAAAGCTCACCAGCACCAAAGTGAACCTTGTTCTTCTGGGAACAGGCGGGACTGGAAAGAGTGCCAGTGGAAACACCATCCTTGGAGAGAAAGTCTTCATGTCTAAATTCAGTCCAATGCCAGTCACTGCAGAGTGTCAGGTGGCAGAAACAGTGATAAATGGCAAACATGTACGTGTGATTGATACTCCAGACATGTTTGATGGTTTCATTGAAGCATCAGTCACGGACAAACATGTAAAACAGTGCAAACAGCTCTGTGAGTCAGAACCCTCTGTGTATCTCCTTGTGATGCGTGTGGGCAGATGTACAGAACGTGAGAGACGCATACTGAAAATGTTAGAAAAATCTTTTGGGAACAAAGTTAGTGAACAAACAGTCATCCTGCTCACATGGGGAGGCGACCTGGAGTGTGAAGGAATGAGCCTGGAGAATTTGTTTTCCTTACAACCTACGCTGAAggaaataactgaaaaatgtgGCAACAGGTGTGTTGTTTTTGAGAACAGAGAATCAGATTCAGATCAAGTGAAAAAATTGATGGACACCGTGGTCAGAATGttagaaaaaaggcagaaatga